One Brienomyrus brachyistius isolate T26 chromosome 24, BBRACH_0.4, whole genome shotgun sequence DNA segment encodes these proteins:
- the LOC125720089 gene encoding macrophage colony-stimulating factor 1 receptor-like, whose amino-acid sequence MTEGDSCLLTCPLTDPRATSFSLRMQNGSSTPPGMRYTTDSKEGITIHNLHLSYSADYVCSAWFRGVESISRMFSLEVFPKIRNPPSISLEKHEYIRIVGESLNITCYTHNPDSLYLVKWEHNSKTTKEWKKVDWDDKGTRVDRVLTVPRVSMSDTGNFTCRATNKVGTSRSTAFLQVVEKPYVQLSSALRPELTLNGTAVTVTEGEDVELRVAIHAYPPIEECCWTTPGPHNISCKGPTLHNISTRYEESLVLGRMTADEQGQYSLYATNLQVTRSLTFTIKIYQKPVTRVRRYNSTLTCISSGYPAPELVWYQCSGIRNSSCGNDRESLEPPPTQTMTAQRKDYGPVEARSALSLSEPSLERTFECVASNVVGESSDMLTLHEPPPNTPHALSKMFIPILSGAVGLAGLFLLLLIILFYKYKQKPRYEIRWKIVEACDSTSFIDPTQLPYNEHLEFPREKLELGKILGAGAFGKVVEATAYGLEKEDDIVQVAVKMLKPSARSDEKEALMSELKILSHLGRHENIVNLLGACTHGGPILVITEYCCHGDLQNFLRNKADTFLNFLLSLQENVWDYKNVHPKRMSTKSDSGVCSLHSGCNQRPTLMSTGSSQGSLCEDDDSDGWPLDMDDLLRFSCHVAQGLEFLASKNCIHRDVAARNVLLTDSRVAKICDFGLARDIMNDSNYVIKGNARLPVKWMAPESIFDCVYTVQSDVWSYGVLLWEIFSLGMNPYPGIPVDIKFYEKIRNGYQMTQPEFAPQEIYAIIKMCWHMDPGRRPTFHDIIQLIERLLCDQALQPIYQNDQQTALGQQALSYDCPVACGHPGDPSCHHLHEDQPLMTANNYQFC is encoded by the exons ATGACGGAGGGGGACAGCTGTCTCTTGACGTGTCCACTGACGGACCCCAGGGCCACCAGTTTCTCTCTTCGCATGCAGAACGGCAGCTCCACCCCTCCAGGCATGAGATACACCACGGACTCCAAGGAAGGCATCACGATCCACAACCTCCACCTCAGCTACAGCGCGGACTACGTCTGCAGCGCGTGGTTCCGTGGGGTCGAGAGCATCTCCAGGATGTTCTCGCTTGAAGTCTTTCCGA AGATACGAAACCCGCCAAGCATTTCCCTGGAGAAGCATGAGTACATACGCATCGTTGGAGAGAGTCTGAACATCACGTGCTACACACACAATCCAGACTCCCTCTACCTTGTCAAATGGGAGCACAACTCCAAAACC ACAAAGGAATGGAAGAAGGTGGACTGGGATGATAAGGGAACAAGAGTCGACAGAGTTTTGACTGTCCCAAGAGTATCCATGTCTGACACAGGGAACTtcacctgcagggccaccaacAAAGTGGGAACCAGCAGATCCACTGCATTCCTTCAGGTTGTAG AAAAGCCGTATGTGCAGCTGTCCTCTGCCCTGCGTCCAGAGCTAACTCTGAATGGCACAGCTGTGACAGTGACTGAGGGGGAGGATGTGGAGCTGAGAGTGGCAATCCACGCATACCCCCCCATAGAGGAGTGCTGCTGGACCACGCCAGGGCCTCACAACATCTCCTGCAAAGGGCCAACGCTTCACAACATCAGCACCAG GTATGAGGAATCTCTGGTGCTGGGGAGAATGACTGCCGACGAGCAAGGCCAGTACAGCTTATACGCTACAAACCTTCAGGTCACCCGGTCGCTCACCTTCACCATTAAGATCTACC AAAAGCCCGTTACTCGCGTGAGGAGGTACAACAGCACCCTGACTTGCATCTCCTCTGGATACCCAGCACCCGAACTGGTCTGGTACCAGTGCTCAGGCATCAGAAATTC GAGCTGTGGGAATGACAGAGAGTCcctggagcccccccccacgcaGACGATGACGGCGCAGAGAAAGGACTATGGGCCAGTGGAAGCAAGGAGCGCGCTGAGTTTGAGTGAGCCCTCCCTGGAGAGGACCTTTGAGTGTGTGGCCTCTAACGTGGTTGGAGAGAGCAGTGACATGTTGACCCTGCACGAGCCTCCTCCAAACACTCCTCACG CCTTGTCGAAGATGTTCATACCCATTCTGTCTGGAGCTGTTGGGTTGGCCGGTCTCTTCCTGCTGCTGCTGATCATTCTGTTTTATAAGTACAAACAG AAACCCAGATATGAAATCCGATGGAAGATTGTTGAGGCCTGCGATAGCACCAGCTTTATTGATCCTACCCAGCTTCCGTATAATGAGCATTTGGAATTTCCCCGGGAGAAGCTGGAACTTG GAAAAATACTGGGTGCAGGAGCTTTCGGGAAGGTGGTGGAGGCGACCGCTTACGGCCTGGAGAAGGAGGACGACATCGTGCAGGTCGCCGTCAAGATGCTCAAAC CGAGCGCTCGCTCCGATGAGAAGGAAGCCCTAATGTCGGAGTTGAAGATCTTAAGCCATCTGGGGAGGCACGAGAACATCGTCAATCTGCTGGGAGCCTGCACTCATGGAG GCCCGATACTGGTGATCACTGAGTACTGTTGCCACGGAGACCTTCAGAACTTCCTACGGAACAAGGCGGACACCTTTCTGAATTTCCTCCTGAGCTTGCAAGAGAACGTATGGGACTACAAGAACGTGCACCCTAAGAGGATGTCGACCAAGAG TGACAGCGGAGTCTGCTCCTTACATTCTGGGTGTAACCAGAGACCGACATTGATGTCGACAGGATCTTCTCAGG GTTCCTTGTGTGAGGACGACGATTCGGACGGCTGGCCGCTGGACATGGACGACCTGCTGAGGTTCTCCTGCCATGTGGCCCAAGGCCTGGAATTCCTCGCTTCGAAAAAT TGCATCCACAGAGACGTGGCCGCGAGGAACGTGCTCCTGACAGACTCCCGAGTGGCTAAGATCTGTGACTTCGGCCTGGCCCGGGACATTATGAATGACTCCAATTATGTGATCAAAGGAAAT GCCCGCCTGCCCGTTAAATGGATGGCCCCGGAAAGCATCTTCGACTGCGTGTACACTGTGCAAAGTGACGTCTGGTCCTATGGTGTGCTGCTCTGGGAGATATTCTCACTGG GTATGAACCCATATCCGGGAATTCCAGTAGACATCAAATTCTACGAGAAGATTAGAAACGGTTATCAGATGACCCAGCCAGAGTTTGCCCCCCAGGAGAT ATACGCGATTATAAAGATGTGCTGGCACATGGACCCTGGCAGACGGCCCACCTTCCATGACATCATCCAGCTGATCGAGAGGCTCCTCTGTGACCAGGCATTGCAG CCGATCTACCAGAATGACCAGCAAACTGCGCTGGGCCAGCAGGCGTTGTCGTACGACTGTCCAGTGGCCTGTGGGCACCCCGGTGACCCGTCATGTCACCATCTACATGAAGATCAGCCTCTCATGACGGCCAACAACTACCAgttctgctga